Proteins encoded in a region of the Zea mays cultivar B73 chromosome 4, Zm-B73-REFERENCE-NAM-5.0, whole genome shotgun sequence genome:
- the LOC103652704 gene encoding uncharacterized protein, with product MGLPRRGAAGGSGLVPSSPLCPVARACSHSLDPVVCPAVSGCVSSALSVGLVSGKDCSEGDCDPVADRVEQFAQERIPAAEKMKWGLDGSLGSLQDFNAPDSLQDFIVPGDLKACCDLSRRYGVLGGSSPSDSSRRPILRPCDEKGKSGVLAVEEDGWSVVKPKFWWRKSSNFLGDFKQQDVIRGTDFFKQQLRGKCFNCLASDHFAYLCSAPVRCWQCLQAGHKARSCPGNIYRGRSHSIRDLPGSLKHSIQKGSNFSSSYQLLKPLPGPLQMGHERQPTLHTSSVQPNKSYLQAVQGGQVMEARYPGDPRARPARAVCAISATGSIRRRRDELISKAVVCSFDGNSHEVDVLSAGDMLREAFDLHHGQYQLVKHFPEQFFIIFSESRIKQWALDRRSVSYRGRVFHFGDWSEESYARKTNFEFRVKVRVEGIPVHCWGEEVAARALGKSCAIHYVQERSRRKERTRSFDLWAWCSDPCDIPKEVSLSVAEPDREPPPPGAPLPVVGVFHELPTDLKEGHVYTIRNHIEVVEDLSFIRGRDAREGPTCRRPRREFVWSYGVPDSIGEKRERSEDRRGRDFGHRGWDHDDDEDFQQDRRHGTRRHRSLSGWARSSRCRGGPEDCFSSSGRRRPATPFRRRGLVGRWIPKVKVRSVSFADPLISAVWPPIGVEELEDEIGAIPAGDSISGVLTAQQPRLAVPSKVDLMEQLARHFIRPLTKDQMEAIMELAIQGKEKEGTKKKGRKVAPLKAPFIEAAERI from the exons ATGGGGCTCCCCAGGAGGGGCGCGGCGGGTGGTAGCGGGTTGGTCCCCTCCTCTCCCCTCTGCCCGGTCGCCCGGGCCTGCAGCCATTCCCTAGATCCAGTAGTCTGCCCGGCGGTGTCCGGCTGTGTCAGTTCGGCGTTGTCAGTGGGTTTGGTTTCAGGCAAGGATTGCAGCGAGGGGGATTGTGATCCTGTGGCAGATCGTGTGGAGCAGTTCGCGCAGGAGAGGATCCCCGCAGCTGAGAAGATGAAATGGGGACTTGATGGGTCACTGGGTTCTCTGCAGGACTTCAATGCGCCGGATTCTCTGCAGGACTTCATTGTGCCCGGGGATTTGAAGGCTTGCTGTGACTTGTCTCGTCGGTATGGGGTGCTCGGCGGTTCGTCGCCAAGCGACAGCTCTCGCCGCCCTATCCTTAGGCCGTGCGACGAAAAGGGGAAGTCAGGTGTCTTAGCGGTAGAAGAGGATGGCTGGTCTGTTGTGAAGCCTAAGTTCTGGTGGCGGAAAAGTTCAAATTTTCTTGGGGATTTCAAGCAGCAAGATGTGATCCGAGGAACCGATTTTTTCAAGCAACAGCTCAGAGGTAAATGTTTCAATTGCCTGGCGTCAGATCACTTTGCTTACCTCTGTTCGGCACCTGTTCGCTGCTGGCAATGCCTACAAGCAGGTCATAAGGCTAGGTCATGTCCTGGCAATATCTACCGTGGGAGATCCCATTCAATTCGTGATCTACCTGGGTCACTCAAGCATTCAATCCAGAAGGGCAGTAATTTCTCCTCGAGCTACCAGCTGCTGAAGCCTCTACCCGGCCCTCTTCAAATGGGACATGAACGGCAGCCTACACTTCACACTTCTTCTGTCCAGCCAAACAAGTCGTATCTCCAAGCTGTCCAGGGAGGCCAAGTCATGGAAGCGCGCTACCCCGGTGACCCTCGGGCGCGGCCTGCAAGAGCAGTCTGTGCCATCTCGGCGACCGGGTCGATCCGTCGTCGTAGAGATGAGTTAATCAGTAAGGCAGTGGTTTGCTCTTTTGATGGAAACAGTCATGAGGTGGATGTGCTGTCAGCAGGGGATATGCTGAGAGAGGCTTTTGATCTTCACCACGGTCAGTATCAACTTGTCAAGCACTTTCCAGAGCAGTTTTTTATCATCTTCTCTGAGTCAAGAATCAAGCAATGGGCGCTGGATAGGAGGTCGGTCTCCTATCGTGGTCGAGTGTTCCACTTTGGGGACTGGTCAGAGGAGAGCTATGCCAGGAAGACCAACTTTGAGTTCAGAGTCAAGGTCAGGGTGGAGGGAATTCCGGTTCACTGCTGGGGAGAAGAGGTGGCTGCTAGGGCTTTAGGTAAGAGCTGTGCTATTCACTATGTCCAGGAGCGCTCGAGGCGTAAGGAGCGCACGAGATCCTTTGATCTTTGGGCTTGGTGTTCGGATCCTTGTGATATCCCCAAAGAGGTCTCGCTGTCTGTTGCAGAACCTGATAGGGAGCCCCCTCCTCCTGGTGCCCCGCTACCTGTGGTTGGGGTTTTTCATGAGTTGCCAACTGATCTAAAGGAAGGCCATGTTTACACCATTCGAAACCACATTGAAGTCGTGGAAGACCTCTCATTCATTCGTGGAAGGGATGCTAGAGAAGGTCCCACTTGCCGTAGGCCACGCAGAGAATTTGTGTGGAGCTACGGCGTGCCGGACTCTATCGGAGAAAAAAGAGAGAGATCAGAGGATCGCAGAGGCAGGGATTTTGGTCATCGAGGCTGGGATCATGATGATGATGAGGACTTTCAGCAGGATAGACGTCATGGCACTCGTAGGCACCGCAGTCTTTCGGGCTGGGCGCGTTCTTCGCGGTGCCGTGGCGGTCCGGAGGACTGCTTCAGTTCAAGTGGAAGGCGCAGGCCGGCTACCCCTTTTCGTCGTCGTGGGCTGGTTGGGCGCTGGATTCCAAAGGTGAAGGTCAGATCGGTCTCTTTTGCTGATCCACTAATCTCTGCTGTTTGGCCCCCAATTGGTGTGGAAGAGCTGGAAGATGAAATTGGTGCTATTCCTGCTGGCGATTCGATTTCAGGCGTCCTGACAGCACAGCAGCCTCGGCTTGCTGTCCCTTCCAAG GTGGATTTGATGGAACAGCTTGCAAGGCATTTCATAAGGCCCCTTACTAAGGATCAAATGGAGGCAATTATGGAGTTGGCAATTCAGGGAAAGGAGAAGGAAgggaccaagaagaagggcagaaaGGTGGCACCTCTCAAGGCTCCTTTCATAGAGGCTGCTGAGAG GATCTGA
- the LOC100283517 gene encoding uncharacterized protein LOC100283517 yields the protein MTMLPRGAADKIISHTLAGAMLSGLGIWHLFNHMRLLVSLAPTAPSSSSSRVAVLAPAAWFPAPRVRRLEPIAMLAAGAYGLATQMLAYSPMPFRADGSIPPERLPNHEHAIIYASLLVYAGSAIYLDDDDDRAGPRHAAPAPTTLCMLLLAALFAQELFVFHVHSSTDDHAGVEARLHWFLQASAAACLAAALLGAARLPADLQLAAGLVRSASLAFQGLWCVVIGVAWVPGMLPAGCYLDGSGVHLRCRGEDSLRHAIAVVNLQFGWCMVLVVGIYVYVCKRYPAGAWSHGEVYGRLPEAEAADEDDDSHHHDMKTPNCKQLAAHDDVHEFTSLEIDV from the coding sequence ATGACGATGCTGCCCCGCGGCGCCGCGGATAAAATCATCAGCCACACCCTGGCAGGCGCGATGCTCTCAGGCCTCGGCATATGGCACCTCTTCAACCACATGAGGCTCTTGGTCTCCCTCGCCCCGACGGCCCCGTCGTCCTCATCGTCGCGCGTCGCCGTCCTCGCGCCGGCAGCATGGTTCCCGGCGCCACGGGTGCGCCGCCTCGAGCCCATCGCCATGCTGGCCGCGGGAGCGTACGGGCTGGCCACCCAGATGCTCGCCTACTCGCCGATGCCGTTCCGCGCCGACGGCTCCATCCCGCCTGAGCGCCTGCCGAACCACGAGCACGCCATCATCTACGCCTCGCTCCTCGTCTACGCCGGCTCCGCCATATAcctggacgacgacgacgaccgcgCCGGGCCGCGCCACGCGGCGCCGGCGCCAACGACGCTCTGCATGCTCCTCCTGGCGGCGCTCTTCGCGCAGGAGCTGTTCGTGTTCCACGTCCACTCCTCCACCGACGACCACGCCGGCGTCGAGGCCCGCCTGCACTGGTTCCTGCAGGCCTCCGCCGCCGCGTGCCtcgccgccgcgctgctcggcgcCGCCCGCCTCCCCGCGGACCTCCAGCTCGCCGCCGGCCTCGTCCGCTCCGCGTCGCTCGCGTTCCAGGGCCTCTGGTGCGTCGTCATCGGCGTCGCGTGGGTCCCCGGGATGCTTCCCGCCGGATGCTACCTCGACGGGAGCGGCGTCCACCTGCGCTGCCGCGGCGAGGACAGCCTGCGCCACGCCATTGCTGTCGTCAACCTGCAGTTCGGATGGTGCATGGTCCTCGTCGTCGGGATTTACGTGTACGTGTGCAAAAGGTATCCGGCTGGAGCTTGGTCTCATGGGGAGGTATACGGACGGCTGCCGGAAGCAGAAGCTGCAGACGAGGACGACGACAGCCACCACCACGACATGAAGACGCCAAACTGTAAGCAGCTGGCGGCGCACGATGACGTGCATGAGTTCACGTCACTGGAGATCGACGTCTAA
- the LOC103652705 gene encoding uncharacterized protein isoform X2: MAKTSEVIAGIALGIPLMNGVLVPIITILVNRFFSILLTDTSRKLSNLENLTIPSLKETLVQVEEQRMVRAPKDAQSESDLRTLDGLTTELKAALYEAEEILDLVDYYRIKKRIADDAEENGRSRWVQQTLRAFRTSMARCQGSSWVRHLHDCVGLCVACCKGTLFRRSGEQLPISHASSVSMAQRLRGWYRHLVHHIPSSSRSVMQWLRHWFQHLVFNFAKLCESGTQTLPGLPAADVIATNQDWSYKVIGINSNQNDGTATASFLLTIARHNLTKRIEHIENVLNDLKKSHLLNQQSTISSSSNKEKSSRHEDIQYLYRSIERKVIGRDKEREKLISMLRRGPGPDTPSSSSSKHYSVIGIYGIAGSGKSTLAQYVCDYEKAEGQHFDPVMFIHVSQTFRVDKIFRDMLREIRKDRQSDSNSVKCLHDELKEKLRGKCFLLVLDDLWVSRENQEERAILLTVLDAGQSGSRVLVTAQKKDVAAALGAEEQIPIPDMEEEQYFSMFMHYALEGINRLVLKGIEQTSSSVM, translated from the exons ATGGCAAAAACTTCGGAAGTGATTGCAGGGATAGCCCTGGGCATCCCACTAATGAACGGGGTGCTGGTACCCATCATCACCATCCTCGTGAACAGATTCTTCTCCATCCTCCTCACCGACACATCCAGAAAACTCAGTAACCTGGAGAACCTCACCATCCCAAGTCTGAAGGAGACTCTGGTACAAGTGGAGGAGCAGAGGATGGTGAGAGCACCCAAAGATGCGCAGTCCGAGTCTGATCTGAGGACTCTCGATGGGCTGACGACGGAGCTCAAAGCTGCCTTGTACGAAGCGGAGGAAATCCTGGATCTGGTAGACTATTACCGGATCAAGAAGAGAATAGCCGATGACGCCGAAGAGAATGGAAGAAGCCGCTGGGTGCAGCAGACCCTCCGCGCTTTTCGCACCTCTATGGCCCGCTGCCAGGGCAGCAGCTGGGTGCGGCACCTGCACGACTGCGTCGGCCTTTGCGTCGCCTGCTGCAAGGGGACCTTGTTCAGAAGATCAGGTGAGCAGCTTCCAATCTCCCATGCGTCCTCCGTTTCCATGGCGCAGAGGCTCCGTGGCTGGTATAGGCACCTCGTGCACCATATCCCCAGCAGCAGTCGATCTGTGATGCAGTGGCTCCGTCACTGGTTCCAGCACCTCGTATTCAACTTCGCTAAGCTATGTGAATCCGGCACTCAGACGCTCCCTGGTTTGCCGGCCGCCGATGTGATTGCAACTAACCAGGATTGGTCATATAAAGTTATTGGCATCAACAGTAATCAG AACGATGGCACAGCAACAGCTTCTTTCTTGCTAACCATTGCTAGACATAACTTGACGAAAAGAATAGAGCACATAGAAAACGTTCTCAATGATTTGAAGAAATCACATCTGTTGAATCAGCAAAGCaccatcagcagcagcagtaacaAAGAAAAGAGTAGCAGGCATGAGGATATTCAGTACCTGTACAGAAGCATTGAGCGGAAGGTAATTGGTCGAGATAAGGAGCGTGAGAAGCTTATCAGTATGCTTCGTAGGGGACCTGGTCCGGACACACCAAGCTCCAGTAGCAGTAAACATTATTCTGTGATTGGTATATATGGCATTGCAGGGTCTGGGAAGAGTACCCTGGCACAATATGTCTGTGATTATGAGAAGGCCGAAGGCCAACATTTTGACCCTGTCATGTTCATTCATGTGTCTCAGACATTTAGGGTGGATAAGATATTTCGTGACATGCTGAGGGAGATCAGGAAGGACAGGCAATCTGACAGCAACAGTGTTAAATGCCTACACGATGAGCTGAAGGAAAAGTTGAGAGGAAAATGTTTCTTGTTGGTACTGGATGATCTCTGGGTCAGTCGTGAGAATCAGGAGGAGCGTGCTATTCTACTTACTGTGCTCGATGCTGGGCAGAGTGGAAGTCGGGTTCTGGTGACAGCTCAGAAGAAAGATGTAGCTGCAGCGTTAGGCGCTGAGGAGCAGATCCCGATTCCGGATATGGAAGAGGAGCAGTACTTTTCGATGTTCATGCACTACGCCCTAGAAG GGATTAACAGACTTGTCCTGAAGGGCATCGAGCAAACTAGCTCATCAGTTATGTAA
- the LOC103652705 gene encoding uncharacterized protein isoform X3, protein MAKTSEVIAGIALGIPLMNGVLVPIITILVNRFFSILLTDTSRKLSNLENLTIPSLKETLVQVEEQRMVRAPKDAQSESDLRTLDGLTTELKAALYEAEEILDLVDYYRIKKRIADDAEENGRSRWVQQTLRAFRTSMARCQGSSWVRHLHDCVGLCVACCKGTLFRRSGEQLPISHASSVSMAQRLRGWYRHLVHHIPSSSRSVMQWLRHWFQHLVFNFAKLCESGTQTLPGLPAADVIATNQDWSYKVIGINSNQNDGTATASFLLTIARHNLTKRIEHIENVLNDLKKSHLLNQQSTISSSSNKEKSSRHEDIQYLYRSIERKVIGRDKEREKLISMLRRGPGPDTPSSSSSKHYSVIGIYGIAGSGKSTLAQYVCDYEKAEGQHFDPVMFIHVSQTFRVDKIFRDMLREIRKDRQSDSNSVKCLHDELKEKLRGKCFLLVLDDLWVSRENQEERAILLTVLDAGQSGSRVLVTAQKKDVAAALGAEEQIPIPDMEEEQYFSMFMHYALEGHGG, encoded by the exons ATGGCAAAAACTTCGGAAGTGATTGCAGGGATAGCCCTGGGCATCCCACTAATGAACGGGGTGCTGGTACCCATCATCACCATCCTCGTGAACAGATTCTTCTCCATCCTCCTCACCGACACATCCAGAAAACTCAGTAACCTGGAGAACCTCACCATCCCAAGTCTGAAGGAGACTCTGGTACAAGTGGAGGAGCAGAGGATGGTGAGAGCACCCAAAGATGCGCAGTCCGAGTCTGATCTGAGGACTCTCGATGGGCTGACGACGGAGCTCAAAGCTGCCTTGTACGAAGCGGAGGAAATCCTGGATCTGGTAGACTATTACCGGATCAAGAAGAGAATAGCCGATGACGCCGAAGAGAATGGAAGAAGCCGCTGGGTGCAGCAGACCCTCCGCGCTTTTCGCACCTCTATGGCCCGCTGCCAGGGCAGCAGCTGGGTGCGGCACCTGCACGACTGCGTCGGCCTTTGCGTCGCCTGCTGCAAGGGGACCTTGTTCAGAAGATCAGGTGAGCAGCTTCCAATCTCCCATGCGTCCTCCGTTTCCATGGCGCAGAGGCTCCGTGGCTGGTATAGGCACCTCGTGCACCATATCCCCAGCAGCAGTCGATCTGTGATGCAGTGGCTCCGTCACTGGTTCCAGCACCTCGTATTCAACTTCGCTAAGCTATGTGAATCCGGCACTCAGACGCTCCCTGGTTTGCCGGCCGCCGATGTGATTGCAACTAACCAGGATTGGTCATATAAAGTTATTGGCATCAACAGTAATCAG AACGATGGCACAGCAACAGCTTCTTTCTTGCTAACCATTGCTAGACATAACTTGACGAAAAGAATAGAGCACATAGAAAACGTTCTCAATGATTTGAAGAAATCACATCTGTTGAATCAGCAAAGCaccatcagcagcagcagtaacaAAGAAAAGAGTAGCAGGCATGAGGATATTCAGTACCTGTACAGAAGCATTGAGCGGAAGGTAATTGGTCGAGATAAGGAGCGTGAGAAGCTTATCAGTATGCTTCGTAGGGGACCTGGTCCGGACACACCAAGCTCCAGTAGCAGTAAACATTATTCTGTGATTGGTATATATGGCATTGCAGGGTCTGGGAAGAGTACCCTGGCACAATATGTCTGTGATTATGAGAAGGCCGAAGGCCAACATTTTGACCCTGTCATGTTCATTCATGTGTCTCAGACATTTAGGGTGGATAAGATATTTCGTGACATGCTGAGGGAGATCAGGAAGGACAGGCAATCTGACAGCAACAGTGTTAAATGCCTACACGATGAGCTGAAGGAAAAGTTGAGAGGAAAATGTTTCTTGTTGGTACTGGATGATCTCTGGGTCAGTCGTGAGAATCAGGAGGAGCGTGCTATTCTACTTACTGTGCTCGATGCTGGGCAGAGTGGAAGTCGGGTTCTGGTGACAGCTCAGAAGAAAGATGTAGCTGCAGCGTTAGGCGCTGAGGAGCAGATCCCGATTCCGGATATGGAAGAGGAGCAGTACTTTTCGATGTTCATGCACTACGCCCTAGAAG GTCACGGAGGCTGA
- the LOC103652705 gene encoding uncharacterized protein isoform X1, which yields MAKTSEVIAGIALGIPLMNGVLVPIITILVNRFFSILLTDTSRKLSNLENLTIPSLKETLVQVEEQRMVRAPKDAQSESDLRTLDGLTTELKAALYEAEEILDLVDYYRIKKRIADDAEENGRSRWVQQTLRAFRTSMARCQGSSWVRHLHDCVGLCVACCKGTLFRRSGEQLPISHASSVSMAQRLRGWYRHLVHHIPSSSRSVMQWLRHWFQHLVFNFAKLCESGTQTLPGLPAADVIATNQDWSYKVIGINSNQNDGTATASFLLTIARHNLTKRIEHIENVLNDLKKSHLLNQQSTISSSSNKEKSSRHEDIQYLYRSIERKVIGRDKEREKLISMLRRGPGPDTPSSSSSKHYSVIGIYGIAGSGKSTLAQYVCDYEKAEGQHFDPVMFIHVSQTFRVDKIFRDMLREIRKDRQSDSNSVKCLHDELKEKLRGKCFLLVLDDLWVSRENQEERAILLTVLDAGQSGSRVLVTAQKKDVAAALGAEEQIPIPDMEEEQYFSMFMHYALEELPQSEPPLVKRSGFGNTVQEPQISPSQDHAPCFLGEGAILTKVTEADIEEFEAKYRGSDSEKTDLKELYTKYKGNMNRNNYLLYHIVKSETVLM from the exons ATGGCAAAAACTTCGGAAGTGATTGCAGGGATAGCCCTGGGCATCCCACTAATGAACGGGGTGCTGGTACCCATCATCACCATCCTCGTGAACAGATTCTTCTCCATCCTCCTCACCGACACATCCAGAAAACTCAGTAACCTGGAGAACCTCACCATCCCAAGTCTGAAGGAGACTCTGGTACAAGTGGAGGAGCAGAGGATGGTGAGAGCACCCAAAGATGCGCAGTCCGAGTCTGATCTGAGGACTCTCGATGGGCTGACGACGGAGCTCAAAGCTGCCTTGTACGAAGCGGAGGAAATCCTGGATCTGGTAGACTATTACCGGATCAAGAAGAGAATAGCCGATGACGCCGAAGAGAATGGAAGAAGCCGCTGGGTGCAGCAGACCCTCCGCGCTTTTCGCACCTCTATGGCCCGCTGCCAGGGCAGCAGCTGGGTGCGGCACCTGCACGACTGCGTCGGCCTTTGCGTCGCCTGCTGCAAGGGGACCTTGTTCAGAAGATCAGGTGAGCAGCTTCCAATCTCCCATGCGTCCTCCGTTTCCATGGCGCAGAGGCTCCGTGGCTGGTATAGGCACCTCGTGCACCATATCCCCAGCAGCAGTCGATCTGTGATGCAGTGGCTCCGTCACTGGTTCCAGCACCTCGTATTCAACTTCGCTAAGCTATGTGAATCCGGCACTCAGACGCTCCCTGGTTTGCCGGCCGCCGATGTGATTGCAACTAACCAGGATTGGTCATATAAAGTTATTGGCATCAACAGTAATCAG AACGATGGCACAGCAACAGCTTCTTTCTTGCTAACCATTGCTAGACATAACTTGACGAAAAGAATAGAGCACATAGAAAACGTTCTCAATGATTTGAAGAAATCACATCTGTTGAATCAGCAAAGCaccatcagcagcagcagtaacaAAGAAAAGAGTAGCAGGCATGAGGATATTCAGTACCTGTACAGAAGCATTGAGCGGAAGGTAATTGGTCGAGATAAGGAGCGTGAGAAGCTTATCAGTATGCTTCGTAGGGGACCTGGTCCGGACACACCAAGCTCCAGTAGCAGTAAACATTATTCTGTGATTGGTATATATGGCATTGCAGGGTCTGGGAAGAGTACCCTGGCACAATATGTCTGTGATTATGAGAAGGCCGAAGGCCAACATTTTGACCCTGTCATGTTCATTCATGTGTCTCAGACATTTAGGGTGGATAAGATATTTCGTGACATGCTGAGGGAGATCAGGAAGGACAGGCAATCTGACAGCAACAGTGTTAAATGCCTACACGATGAGCTGAAGGAAAAGTTGAGAGGAAAATGTTTCTTGTTGGTACTGGATGATCTCTGGGTCAGTCGTGAGAATCAGGAGGAGCGTGCTATTCTACTTACTGTGCTCGATGCTGGGCAGAGTGGAAGTCGGGTTCTGGTGACAGCTCAGAAGAAAGATGTAGCTGCAGCGTTAGGCGCTGAGGAGCAGATCCCGATTCCGGATATGGAAGAGGAGCAGTACTTTTCGATGTTCATGCACTACGCCCTAGAAG AGCTTCCTCAGTCTGAACCACCACTCGTGAAGAGATCCGGTTTTGGAAATACCGTCCAGGAACCGCAAATCAGCCCAAGTCAGGATCATGCTCCATGCTTCCTCGGCGAAGGGGCAATCCTTACAAAG GTCACGGAGGCTGACATTGAAGAATTTGAAGCTAAATATAGAGGGTCAGATTCTGAGAAAACGGACTTGAAGGAACTCTACACAAAATATAAGGGCAACATGAACAGGAATAATTATCTCTTATATCATATTGTAAAATCTGAAACAGTTCTCATGTAG